One genomic region from Enterobacter hormaechei ATCC 49162 encodes:
- the pdhR gene encoding pyruvate dehydrogenase complex transcriptional repressor PdhR produces MAYSKIRQPKLSDVIEQQLEFLILEGTLRPGEKLPPERELAKQFDVSRPSLREAIQRLEAKGLLLRRQGGGTFVQNSLWQSFSDPLVELLSDHPESQFDLLETRHALEGIAAYYAALRSTDEDRVRIRELHQAIERAQQSGDLDAESSAVVQYQIAVTEAAHNVVLLHLLRCMEPMLAQNVRQNFELLYARREMLPLVSNHRTRVFEAIMAGEPEQAREASHRHLAFIEEILLDRSREQSRRERSLRRIQQRKD; encoded by the coding sequence ATGGCCTACAGCAAAATTCGCCAACCAAAACTTTCCGATGTGATTGAGCAGCAGCTGGAGTTTTTAATTCTCGAAGGGACACTGCGCCCGGGCGAGAAACTCCCGCCAGAACGCGAGCTGGCAAAACAGTTCGACGTTTCACGTCCCTCTCTGCGTGAGGCGATTCAACGTCTCGAAGCAAAGGGCCTGTTGCTCCGTCGCCAGGGTGGCGGAACCTTTGTGCAAAACAGCCTGTGGCAGAGCTTCAGCGACCCGCTGGTAGAACTTCTCTCTGACCACCCAGAATCCCAGTTTGATCTGCTTGAGACCCGTCACGCGCTGGAAGGTATCGCGGCCTATTACGCCGCCCTTCGCAGCACTGATGAAGACCGCGTGCGTATTCGCGAGCTGCATCAGGCCATTGAACGGGCACAGCAGTCCGGCGATTTAGACGCCGAGTCCAGCGCCGTTGTCCAGTATCAAATCGCCGTCACCGAAGCAGCACACAACGTGGTGCTCCTCCATCTGCTACGCTGCATGGAGCCGATGCTGGCCCAGAACGTTCGTCAGAATTTTGAATTGTTGTATGCCCGTCGGGAGATGCTCCCGCTGGTAAGCAACCATCGCACCCGAGTATTCGAGGCGATAATGGCCGGGGAACCGGAGCAGGCGCGCGAAGCGTCGCACCGCCATCTGGCTTTCATTGAGGAAATCTTGCTGGACCGCAGCCGTGAACAATCGCGTCGCGAACGTTCATTACGCCGCATACAGCAACGAAAGGATTAA